In Hyalangium minutum, a single window of DNA contains:
- a CDS encoding serine/threonine protein kinase, with translation MPSASSPPSLHPALLPRGTAIGPWRVVDWVNRGVNGAVYRAVRIGQEHLLPVALKRALLAEDPRFERERELLSRTLHPHIPRLVDSGYWVSPSGARHPFVAMEWIDGVPLYDWARMFLPSAAQQLRLLAQVAFTLQYLHAQDALHRDLKGGNILVRRSDSRLFVTDFGSGIYPDAATLTPQQLPPGTPAYRSPEAWLFSQRNRNTSERYRAGPADDVFALGVTACVLATGKYPEMGELRKDKQGHWSLDSLMLPRALFSARVPPQQRDLILRMLSILPEERDTAGELAPALERAADSLSHPCPRPSASETERAPSHSRPPWLVLAVAAGTLASWAAWLTWAAFLPAREEAPRVSQATAPAESKPSPEAGPVGLGEDAASAPPPSPALPSTSTPSISDSPPDPYEGQAQPDKKGRCPHLQQVILNGACWARLALTPEKCETSGGEMYQGTCHVPIFPRGVKRPNTSGHEHPP, from the coding sequence ATGCCGAGTGCCTCCTCGCCCCCATCGCTTCACCCCGCTCTGCTCCCACGGGGTACCGCCATCGGGCCTTGGCGCGTGGTGGACTGGGTCAACCGGGGCGTCAACGGCGCTGTCTACCGCGCCGTCCGCATCGGACAGGAGCACCTGCTTCCCGTCGCCCTCAAGCGCGCCCTGCTCGCGGAGGATCCTCGCTTCGAGCGCGAGCGGGAGCTGCTCTCGCGCACGTTGCATCCGCACATCCCCCGCCTGGTGGACTCCGGCTACTGGGTGAGCCCCAGCGGCGCGCGCCATCCTTTCGTCGCCATGGAGTGGATCGATGGCGTGCCCTTGTACGACTGGGCACGGATGTTCCTTCCCTCGGCGGCCCAGCAGTTGCGGCTGCTGGCCCAGGTGGCCTTCACCCTTCAGTATCTCCACGCTCAGGATGCACTCCACCGGGACTTGAAGGGCGGAAACATCCTGGTGCGCCGCTCCGACAGCCGTCTGTTCGTCACCGACTTCGGCTCGGGCATCTACCCGGACGCGGCCACGCTGACACCGCAGCAGTTGCCCCCAGGCACTCCGGCCTACCGCTCTCCCGAGGCCTGGCTGTTCAGCCAACGAAACCGGAACACCTCGGAGCGCTACCGGGCCGGGCCCGCGGATGATGTGTTCGCCCTGGGCGTCACCGCCTGCGTGCTCGCCACCGGCAAGTACCCGGAGATGGGTGAGCTCCGGAAGGATAAGCAGGGACATTGGTCCCTGGACTCGCTGATGCTGCCTCGGGCCTTGTTCTCGGCCCGGGTGCCGCCGCAGCAGCGCGACTTGATTCTGCGCATGCTCTCCATCCTCCCCGAGGAGCGCGACACCGCCGGGGAGCTGGCCCCTGCACTGGAGCGGGCGGCAGACTCTCTCTCCCATCCCTGCCCGCGTCCCAGCGCTTCGGAGACAGAGCGAGCGCCTTCGCACTCACGGCCGCCCTGGCTCGTGCTGGCGGTGGCCGCAGGCACGCTGGCGTCGTGGGCGGCATGGCTGACGTGGGCGGCCTTTCTCCCCGCGCGGGAAGAGGCCCCGCGTGTCTCGCAAGCCACCGCCCCGGCCGAGAGCAAGCCCTCACCCGAGGCGGGGCCTGTGGGGCTTGGCGAGGATGCGGCTTCCGCCCCACCTCCGAGCCCTGCCCTGCCCTCCACCTCCACGCCCTCGATCTCGGACAGTCCTCCCGATCCGTATGAGGGCCAGGCGCAGCCCGACAAGAAAGGCCGGTGTCCTCACCTTCAGCAGGTCATTCTCAACGGCGCGTGCTGGGCTCGTCTGGCGCTGACCCCAGAGAAGTGCGAGACCAGCGGCGGCGAGATGTACCAGGGGACCTGCCACGTGCCGATCTTCCCTCGCGGCGTCAAACGCCCCAACACCTCCGGCCACGAGCATCCCCCATAG
- a CDS encoding purple acid phosphatase family protein has translation MRKHSLIISSLLAVWIVLACKDSAASVERPSAVSASELPAEDSGPALLRQPYLQSVGQTSAIVAFRTGESCTPLVRYGQGTNVSQTATANEAGWRHAVQLTDLTPGQTYSYVVEACGSVTGVRQFRTATPATATSLTFTAMGDFGTGDETQQGVLSRLAQPGNAGELLLTLGDNAYSKGTEQEFQDRMFTPMAAVLRQVPLFPSLGNHEYGTDQGQPYLDNFYLPANNSEHSERYYSFDWGPVHFVALDSSCAIGRASPDRCTLEAQKRWVEQDLAASQRPWKVVFFHHPSWSSGKHGSELTMRNEFGPLFEQHGVDLVLTGHDHNYERTQPMWGGDVAPAGTRGITYVVVGSGGAKLRRFPEEAPSWTAYRNNTDTGYLEVAVNGGTLTAKFYNPNGEVKDSFTLTKTLPASAGRLEASPAPALETPPGPVDDPAHPPAWLHFEKPLPPASPESMEDDDEPSP, from the coding sequence ATGCGCAAACACTCACTGATCATTTCCAGTCTTCTGGCGGTGTGGATCGTCCTGGCATGCAAGGACTCGGCAGCATCGGTGGAGCGGCCTTCCGCCGTAAGCGCGAGCGAGCTGCCCGCGGAGGACTCGGGGCCGGCACTGCTGCGCCAGCCGTACCTGCAGAGCGTGGGGCAGACGAGCGCCATCGTGGCGTTCCGGACCGGCGAGTCGTGCACGCCCCTGGTGCGCTATGGCCAAGGGACAAACGTGTCGCAGACAGCGACGGCCAACGAGGCGGGCTGGCGGCACGCGGTGCAGCTCACGGACCTGACGCCGGGGCAGACGTACAGCTACGTGGTGGAGGCGTGTGGCTCGGTCACCGGCGTGCGGCAGTTCCGCACCGCGACTCCCGCGACGGCGACGAGCCTCACGTTCACGGCGATGGGAGACTTCGGCACGGGCGACGAGACGCAGCAGGGGGTGCTATCGCGGCTCGCGCAGCCGGGCAACGCCGGCGAGCTGCTGCTGACGCTGGGAGACAACGCCTACTCCAAGGGCACCGAGCAGGAATTCCAGGACCGGATGTTCACCCCCATGGCGGCGGTGCTGCGGCAGGTGCCCCTGTTCCCCAGCCTGGGCAATCACGAGTATGGGACGGACCAGGGCCAGCCGTACCTGGACAACTTCTACCTGCCGGCCAACAACTCGGAGCACTCCGAGCGCTACTACTCGTTCGACTGGGGCCCGGTGCACTTCGTGGCGCTGGACTCGAGCTGCGCCATTGGCAGGGCCTCGCCGGATCGCTGCACGCTGGAGGCGCAGAAGCGCTGGGTGGAGCAGGATCTGGCCGCCTCGCAACGGCCGTGGAAGGTGGTCTTCTTCCACCACCCCTCCTGGTCCAGCGGCAAGCACGGCTCGGAGCTGACGATGCGGAACGAGTTTGGTCCCCTCTTCGAGCAGCACGGGGTGGACCTGGTGCTCACGGGGCATGACCACAACTACGAGCGCACCCAGCCGATGTGGGGCGGTGACGTGGCACCCGCGGGGACTCGAGGCATCACCTACGTAGTGGTGGGCAGCGGCGGCGCGAAACTGCGGCGCTTCCCGGAAGAAGCGCCGAGTTGGACGGCGTACCGCAACAACACGGACACGGGCTACCTGGAGGTGGCGGTGAATGGTGGCACGCTGACCGCCAAGTTCTACAACCCCAACGGCGAGGTGAAGGACAGCTTCACGCTGACGAAGACGCTGCCGGCCTCGGCGGGGCGCCTCGAGGCGAGCCCGGCCCCGGCGCTGGAGACGCCTCCGGGACCGGTGGACGATCCGGCGCACCCGCCCGCCTGGCTGCACTTCGAAAAGCCCCTGCCTCCCGCGAGCCCGGAGTCGATGGAGGACGACGACGAGCCGTCGCCCTGA
- a CDS encoding carboxypeptidase-like regulatory domain-containing protein — MLKRIIPALAALLVACVGNTECRLDDPHSCSSGLVCEQVSGEDVPQCFAPVQVEGKVFDLLSGQPVAGAEVTALDINGTAVTGVAVSGLDGHYTLPIPTERSDSEGTPVGTRVTLRAAARNYRPFPSGVRISLPLDTTGATSAGSEQPWVLASAQTDVGLSAGLSAERFWLNVSGTVELPTGKPALVVIEGNGRVYSAVTDASGTFRVFNVTPGSGYTVQAYVKGANYTQVDLQVPSSGMDVSSVSLRRAGDASAVLNGSVQWVAGANSAGTSVVMMVESTFHDALVRGEVPPGLRAPDPGQAPTVTGAFSISGVPDGKYVVLAAFDNDGNVRDPDPSISGTQIVHLTVANGIPSLSPSFKVTGAIEITSPGPGEATDQVTFPPKFRWKPYPSASSYEVRLFDSQGSEVWENLAVAADAQNGSGFVQASYTGKALIRGLTYQWRATAKDTSGNPISSTEDLRGLFIVQ; from the coding sequence ATGCTGAAGCGAATCATTCCGGCCCTTGCAGCACTGCTGGTGGCCTGTGTCGGCAACACCGAGTGCAGACTCGATGATCCACACTCATGCTCGTCCGGCCTCGTCTGCGAGCAAGTGAGCGGGGAGGATGTCCCCCAGTGCTTCGCGCCGGTGCAGGTCGAGGGGAAGGTGTTCGATCTGCTCTCGGGCCAGCCAGTCGCGGGCGCGGAGGTCACAGCGCTGGACATCAACGGGACCGCCGTAACAGGCGTTGCGGTGAGCGGCCTGGATGGCCACTACACCCTGCCCATCCCCACCGAGCGCTCGGACAGCGAGGGCACCCCTGTGGGCACGAGGGTGACGTTGCGGGCTGCTGCGCGCAACTACCGACCGTTCCCCTCGGGCGTGCGCATCTCACTGCCCCTGGACACCACGGGCGCCACCAGCGCCGGGAGTGAGCAGCCTTGGGTGCTCGCCTCGGCCCAGACGGACGTGGGCTTGAGCGCGGGACTGTCGGCGGAGCGATTCTGGCTGAACGTGTCCGGCACTGTGGAGCTGCCCACAGGCAAGCCCGCGCTCGTTGTTATTGAGGGCAACGGCCGGGTGTACTCCGCGGTGACGGACGCCTCGGGGACGTTCCGGGTGTTCAACGTGACACCGGGGAGCGGCTATACGGTCCAGGCCTATGTGAAGGGCGCCAACTACACGCAGGTGGATCTCCAGGTGCCGTCGTCGGGCATGGATGTGTCCTCGGTGAGCCTGCGCAGGGCGGGAGACGCGAGCGCTGTGCTGAACGGCAGCGTGCAGTGGGTGGCGGGGGCCAACAGCGCGGGCACCAGCGTCGTGATGATGGTGGAGAGCACCTTCCATGACGCGCTCGTTCGCGGCGAAGTGCCACCGGGGCTGCGTGCGCCGGATCCAGGCCAGGCCCCCACGGTGACGGGGGCTTTCTCCATCTCCGGAGTTCCAGACGGCAAGTACGTGGTGCTGGCGGCCTTCGACAACGACGGCAACGTGCGCGACCCGGACCCCAGCATCTCGGGCACACAGATTGTCCACCTGACGGTGGCCAATGGCATCCCGAGCCTGAGTCCCTCGTTCAAGGTGACGGGCGCCATCGAGATCACCAGTCCGGGTCCCGGGGAGGCGACCGACCAGGTGACGTTCCCGCCAAAGTTCCGCTGGAAGCCCTACCCCAGCGCCAGTTCCTACGAGGTGCGCCTGTTCGACTCGCAGGGCAGTGAAGTGTGGGAGAACCTGGCGGTGGCTGCGGACGCCCAGAATGGCTCGGGCTTTGTCCAAGCGTCATATACGGGCAAGGCGCTGATCCGAGGCCTCACCTATCAGTGGCGCGCCACCGCCAAAGACACCTCGGGCAACCCCATTTCCAGCACCGAGGATCTGCGCGGCCTGTTCATCGTGCAATAG
- a CDS encoding right-handed parallel beta-helix repeat-containing protein, translated as MSGQVIIRDLGLDGNSANNTTAETNGMVLLADNAVVENTQILNMRGSGIQLTSTNRAGTPANALSSSFPTLGGRIAKNVISKPGGHGILIKGVDWLVEVLDNQIDGTGLDGIVLDSGSVCVVRGNDLFMIGKNGIVTKAHVFITTVK; from the coding sequence ATGAGTGGCCAGGTCATCATCCGAGACCTGGGGCTGGATGGAAACTCCGCCAACAACACCACCGCCGAGACGAATGGCATGGTGTTGCTGGCCGACAACGCTGTCGTGGAGAACACCCAGATCTTGAACATGCGGGGCTCTGGAATCCAGCTGACGAGCACCAACCGCGCGGGCACTCCAGCGAATGCACTCTCAAGCTCCTTCCCCACGCTGGGAGGGCGCATCGCGAAAAATGTCATTTCGAAGCCGGGCGGCCACGGCATCCTCATCAAGGGTGTGGACTGGCTCGTCGAAGTGCTCGACAACCAGATCGATGGCACCGGCCTGGATGGTATCGTCCTGGACAGCGGTAGCGTGTGTGTGGTGCGCGGCAATGACCTCTTCATGATCGGCAAGAATGGGATCGTCACCAAGGCCCATGTGTTCATCACCACCGTAAAGTAG
- a CDS encoding carboxypeptidase-like regulatory domain-containing protein produces the protein MLKRIIPALAALLMACVGNTECRLDDPRSCSSGLVCEHVRGKDIPQCFAPVQVEGKVFDLLSGQPVAGAEVTALDINGTAVAGVAVSGVDGHYALPIPTERSDSEGTPVGKRVTLRAAARNPPMSRAMGQDIGARAPRAP, from the coding sequence ATGCTGAAGCGAATCATTCCGGCCCTTGCAGCACTGCTGATGGCCTGTGTCGGCAACACCGAGTGCAGACTCGATGATCCACGCTCATGCTCGTCCGGTCTCGTCTGTGAGCATGTGCGCGGGAAGGATATCCCCCAGTGCTTCGCGCCGGTGCAGGTCGAGGGCAAGGTGTTCGATCTCCTCTCAGGCCAGCCAGTCGCGGGCGCGGAGGTGACAGCGCTGGACATCAACGGGACCGCCGTGGCGGGCGTCGCGGTGAGCGGCGTGGATGGTCACTACGCCCTGCCCATTCCCACCGAGCGCTCGGACAGCGAGGGCACCCCCGTGGGCAAGAGAGTGACGCTGCGGGCCGCCGCGCGCAACCCTCCGATGTCCCGTGCCATGGGGCAAGACATTGGGGCCAGAGCGCCGCGCGCCCCATAG
- a CDS encoding thrombospondin type 3 repeat-containing protein — translation MRRSSLSPRLSPASSSFLAVLALLVAAPASAQWTAGPAMAGAHSQGVAVTDTNGRIHVIGGSSTTASETSLHEEFNPATNTWTSRAPLPTASRGMGASLGPDGRIYVYGGYSGTGATGAFYAYNPSTNAWTTLPSMPTPVWMPRGDFALDGRLFVFGGENSSGTPLDTTQIYNPSNNLWTLGSSMGLARKQHGVFRGSSGSLYVVGGQNANGVAISLVYSYTPFTGTWNVGPSMPVAMNSFGQALSADRTRFFVLGGSSSNGNDSAPYFNNVYMFNEETHTWSSLTPLTTGRRDLAASVIGCRLRALGGTNGTRLATHEVFQLTGAPDDNGNGLPDYCENGADRDGDSVADANDNCPTLSNPDQRNTDGDSQGDACDADDDNDGVPDTTDNCSLVANASQANADGDSQGDACDADDDNDGVPDTTDNCSLVANANQTNTDGDSQGDVCDADDDNDGVQDTVDNCSLISNSNQTNTDGDSQGDVCDADDDNDGVADVTDNCSLLSNPDQRNTDNDSQGDICDADDDNDGLQDTVDNCPLISNSNQTNTDSDSQGDACDADDDNDGVADATDNCSLLSNPDQRNTDNDSQGDVCDADDDGDGVPDTTDNCVLISNPGQADQDNDGRGDVCDNDGDNDTVSDAQDNCPTVPNADQTDSDGDNQGNVCDLDDDGDGVADATDNCSLIANSDQRNTDGDFDGDVCDQDDDNDSITDNGDNCPLVVNTDQRNTDGDSTGDACDSDSDNDGVPDTTDNCDFVSNADQANADNDAQGNACDSDDDNDTVADGSDNCPLTPNTDQADSNRNGKGDACDVDNDTDKDGIANAVDNCPQVANPDQADSDTDGKGDACEGDGEGGGCGCGAGPTGASSLMVWALASLALMARRRFVR, via the coding sequence GTGCGACGCTCCTCTCTCAGCCCTCGGCTCTCCCCCGCATCTTCCTCTTTCCTGGCCGTCCTGGCCCTGCTCGTCGCGGCTCCCGCCAGCGCGCAGTGGACTGCGGGGCCTGCCATGGCGGGTGCCCACTCGCAGGGGGTGGCTGTCACCGATACCAACGGCCGCATCCACGTGATCGGCGGCAGCAGCACCACTGCCAGCGAGACCAGTCTTCACGAGGAATTCAACCCCGCCACCAACACCTGGACCAGCCGCGCCCCCTTGCCCACCGCCAGTCGTGGCATGGGGGCCTCCCTGGGACCCGACGGACGCATCTACGTCTATGGTGGCTACAGCGGCACGGGCGCCACCGGCGCGTTCTACGCCTACAACCCCAGCACCAACGCGTGGACCACCCTGCCCTCCATGCCCACCCCTGTGTGGATGCCTCGGGGCGACTTCGCCTTGGACGGAAGGCTCTTCGTCTTCGGTGGAGAGAACAGCTCGGGCACCCCTCTCGACACGACCCAGATCTACAACCCCTCCAACAACCTCTGGACCCTGGGTTCAAGCATGGGCCTGGCGCGCAAACAGCATGGGGTCTTCCGAGGCTCGAGTGGGAGCCTCTACGTCGTGGGCGGCCAGAACGCCAACGGCGTGGCGATCAGCTTGGTGTATTCCTACACCCCCTTCACCGGTACCTGGAACGTCGGCCCGAGCATGCCGGTGGCCATGAACTCCTTCGGCCAGGCCCTCTCGGCAGACCGCACCCGGTTCTTCGTGCTTGGAGGCTCGAGCAGCAACGGCAACGACAGCGCGCCCTACTTCAACAATGTCTACATGTTCAACGAGGAGACCCATACCTGGTCGAGCCTCACCCCGCTCACCACGGGGCGCCGCGACCTGGCGGCCAGCGTGATCGGCTGCCGGCTGCGTGCCCTCGGCGGCACCAACGGCACCCGCCTCGCGACCCATGAGGTGTTCCAGCTCACCGGCGCGCCAGACGACAATGGCAATGGTCTACCGGACTACTGCGAGAATGGGGCGGACAGGGATGGCGACTCGGTGGCGGACGCCAACGACAACTGCCCTACCCTCTCCAACCCGGATCAGCGCAACACCGACGGTGACAGCCAGGGTGACGCGTGCGACGCCGACGATGACAACGATGGGGTGCCCGACACCACCGACAACTGCTCGCTGGTGGCCAACGCCAGCCAGGCCAACGCGGACGGCGACAGCCAGGGTGACGCGTGCGACGCCGACGACGACAACGATGGGGTGCCCGATACCACCGACAACTGCTCGCTGGTGGCCAACGCCAACCAGACCAACACGGACGGAGACAGCCAGGGTGACGTCTGCGACGCCGACGACGACAACGATGGGGTACAGGACACCGTCGACAACTGCTCCCTGATCTCCAATTCGAACCAGACCAACACCGACGGAGACAGCCAGGGCGACGTCTGTGACGCGGACGATGACAACGACGGAGTGGCGGACGTCACCGATAACTGCTCCCTCCTCTCCAATCCGGACCAGCGCAACACGGACAATGACAGCCAGGGTGACATCTGCGACGCCGACGACGACAACGATGGGCTGCAGGACACCGTCGACAACTGCCCCCTGATCTCCAATTCGAACCAGACCAACACCGACAGCGACAGCCAGGGTGACGCGTGCGACGCGGACGACGACAACGACGGCGTGGCGGACGCCACCGATAACTGCTCCCTCCTCTCCAACCCGGATCAGCGCAACACGGACAATGACAGCCAGGGTGACGTCTGCGACGCCGACGACGACGGCGATGGGGTGCCCGACACCACCGACAACTGCGTCCTGATCTCCAACCCGGGTCAGGCTGATCAGGACAACGATGGCCGAGGCGATGTCTGCGACAACGACGGCGACAACGACACCGTGTCCGATGCGCAGGACAACTGCCCCACCGTCCCCAACGCGGACCAGACCGACTCGGATGGCGACAACCAGGGCAACGTTTGCGACCTGGATGATGATGGCGACGGAGTGGCGGACGCCACCGACAACTGCTCGCTCATCGCCAACTCCGACCAGCGCAACACCGACGGAGATTTTGACGGTGACGTGTGCGACCAGGATGACGACAACGACAGCATCACGGACAACGGGGACAACTGCCCCCTGGTGGTCAACACCGACCAGCGCAACACCGACGGCGACAGCACGGGCGATGCCTGCGACAGCGACAGTGACAATGACGGGGTGCCTGACACCACCGATAACTGCGACTTCGTCTCCAACGCCGATCAGGCCAACGCCGACAACGACGCGCAGGGCAACGCTTGCGACTCGGACGACGACAATGACACCGTGGCCGATGGCTCGGACAACTGCCCGCTCACCCCCAACACCGACCAGGCCGACAGCAACAGGAACGGCAAGGGCGACGCCTGCGACGTGGACAACGACACCGACAAGGACGGCATCGCCAACGCCGTGGACAACTGCCCCCAGGTGGCCAACCCTGACCAGGCGGACTCCGACACGGACGGCAAGGGCGACGCCTGCGAGGGCGACGGCGAGGGCGGAGGTTGCGGCTGCGGCGCGGGCCCTACCGGCGCCTCGAGCCTGATGGTGTGGGCGCTGGCCAGCCTCGCCCTGATGGCCCGTCGGCGCTTCGTCCGCTGA
- a CDS encoding Kelch repeat-containing protein codes for MPTLRRLAYLTAVLVFAVACTSEPTGSVQFIASVPQALSANDVTRVKVTVSAADMSSLVVEMAPSHGSWGGLIGNIPAGSNRSFLAEAFDSSGIRRFQGQSSGVTITANQTTAVAITLQELAPPLPYANEAPVIDSLVASSTSVQAGSALSLTATVHDPNAGDTLTLAWTASGGTFTAPTATSTSWTAPSSAGVQTLTLTVTDSQGAAVAVSLAVNVLSGASTGNAAVNISFNLWPTVSSVSASLHRLDAGQSTTVSAHASDADGDALSYQWAASCPGTWTNAASSSASFEPSSVPAGVCNNCRLTVTVQDGRGGQTTGSLHLCIASSSTQRFAPSFTHYYQSATAASPGQTVTFDVTALDPQSSTLTFAWASNTGSLASAQHTANTSHVVWTAPACVQTGVTPTVTATVTNAYGLPASKAFSLSGLPTCAADWTASGSMSVARRFHTATRLVSGKVFVTGGDDSSGYHTAADVFDPVTRSWSAAAPMAVGRNAHAAALLASGKVLVTGGNNAGALSTAAVYDPDTNSWSAATSMTTARFHHTSTLLPSGKVLIAGGLNSAGGLATAALYDPATNSWSAAGSMASVRYQHIATLLPSGKVLVTGGPGSPLAAAEVYNPATNTWASAGSMATARQLHTATLLSSGKVLVAGGDQPGPLASAEVYDPATNSWSAAAPMAVGRRAHAAALLPSGKVLIAGGLGTNSPMAASEVYDPATNSWSSTDSMTSLRNYHTATALSSGEVLVTGGYTALHSAVTSSTELYRP; via the coding sequence ATGCCTACCCTCCGGCGTCTCGCCTACCTAACCGCGGTGCTGGTCTTTGCCGTCGCCTGCACTTCCGAGCCCACCGGCTCCGTGCAATTCATCGCCTCTGTCCCTCAGGCCCTCTCCGCCAACGATGTCACCCGCGTCAAGGTGACCGTCTCCGCCGCGGATATGTCTTCCCTCGTCGTCGAGATGGCACCGTCTCATGGCTCCTGGGGCGGACTCATCGGCAACATCCCGGCTGGCTCCAACCGCTCCTTCCTCGCCGAGGCCTTCGACTCCTCCGGTATCAGGCGCTTCCAGGGCCAGAGCTCTGGCGTCACCATCACCGCCAACCAGACCACCGCCGTGGCCATCACCCTCCAGGAGCTGGCTCCCCCTCTTCCCTATGCCAATGAGGCTCCCGTCATTGACTCCCTGGTGGCCTCCTCCACCTCTGTCCAGGCCGGTTCCGCGCTCTCGCTGACAGCCACGGTTCATGATCCCAACGCCGGAGACACCCTCACCCTCGCGTGGACTGCCTCCGGTGGCACCTTCACCGCCCCCACGGCCACGAGCACCTCCTGGACGGCTCCTTCCTCTGCAGGCGTGCAGACGCTCACCCTCACGGTGACCGACTCCCAGGGCGCTGCCGTCGCCGTCTCTCTCGCCGTCAACGTCCTCTCTGGGGCCTCCACCGGTAACGCCGCCGTCAACATCTCCTTCAACCTCTGGCCCACTGTCTCCAGCGTCTCGGCCTCTCTCCACCGCCTGGATGCAGGTCAGTCCACCACCGTCTCCGCCCATGCCTCGGATGCCGATGGCGACGCCCTCTCCTACCAGTGGGCTGCGAGCTGCCCTGGTACCTGGACGAATGCGGCTTCCAGCTCCGCATCCTTCGAGCCTTCCTCGGTTCCGGCCGGCGTGTGCAACAACTGCCGGCTCACCGTCACCGTTCAGGACGGTCGCGGCGGGCAGACCACCGGCTCGCTCCACCTCTGCATCGCCTCCTCCTCTACCCAGCGCTTCGCTCCGTCCTTCACTCACTACTACCAGTCCGCTACGGCCGCCTCCCCGGGCCAGACCGTGACCTTTGACGTCACCGCCCTGGACCCTCAGTCCAGTACTCTGACGTTTGCCTGGGCCTCCAACACTGGCTCGCTTGCCTCGGCCCAGCACACCGCCAACACCAGCCATGTTGTTTGGACGGCACCGGCCTGCGTGCAAACAGGTGTCACCCCCACCGTCACCGCTACCGTCACCAATGCCTACGGCTTGCCGGCCTCCAAGGCGTTCTCCCTTTCTGGCCTGCCGACGTGCGCGGCCGACTGGACCGCTTCAGGCTCCATGTCCGTCGCCCGCCGGTTCCACACCGCCACCCGGCTCGTCTCCGGCAAGGTCTTCGTCACGGGAGGCGACGATTCGTCTGGCTATCACACCGCCGCGGACGTGTTCGATCCGGTCACCCGTTCCTGGTCCGCCGCGGCCCCCATGGCCGTGGGCCGCAATGCCCACGCCGCCGCCCTGCTCGCCTCCGGGAAGGTCCTCGTCACGGGGGGCAACAATGCTGGCGCCCTTTCCACCGCTGCGGTGTACGACCCGGATACCAACTCCTGGTCCGCGGCCACCTCCATGACCACGGCCCGTTTCCACCACACCTCCACCCTGCTGCCCTCCGGCAAGGTGCTTATCGCGGGAGGCCTCAACTCGGCTGGCGGCCTTGCCACCGCGGCCCTGTACGATCCGGCCACCAACTCCTGGTCCGCGGCCGGGTCTATGGCTTCGGTCCGCTACCAACACATCGCCACCCTGCTGCCCTCGGGCAAAGTGCTCGTCACCGGGGGCCCCGGCTCTCCCCTTGCCGCCGCGGAGGTGTACAACCCGGCCACCAATACCTGGGCCTCCGCCGGTTCCATGGCCACGGCCCGCCAGCTTCACACCGCCACCCTGCTCTCCTCCGGCAAGGTCCTCGTCGCGGGAGGTGATCAGCCTGGCCCCCTTGCCTCCGCGGAGGTGTATGACCCGGCCACCAACTCCTGGTCCGCGGCTGCTCCCATGGCCGTGGGCCGCCGGGCTCACGCCGCCGCCCTGCTGCCCTCTGGCAAGGTGCTCATCGCGGGAGGCCTGGGCACCAACAGTCCCATGGCTGCTTCGGAGGTGTACGACCCGGCCACCAACTCCTGGTCCTCCACCGATTCCATGACATCGCTCCGCAACTACCACACCGCCACCGCGCTCTCTTCGGGCGAGGTTCTCGTCACGGGGGGCTACACGGCCCTCCACTCTGCCGTCACCTCCTCCACGGAGCTCTACAGGCCCTGA
- a CDS encoding SDR family oxidoreductase, with translation MSFDLQLKGLRALVTGGTKGIGAAVVQGLHAAGVQVMTTARAVPAEPNAGVSYVAADLSTAEGVAEVARSVRERWGGVDILINVLGGSSAPGGGFAALDDAQWFDALNRNLMPAVRLDRALLPAMLAQGSGVIVHVSSIQRLLPLPESTTAYAAAKAALSTYSKALSKEVTPKGVRVLRVSPGWVETEASVALAERLATQAGTDYEGGKQIIMQSLGGIPLGRPAKPQEVADLITFLVSPRAGSISGSEHLIDGGTVPTV, from the coding sequence ATGAGCTTCGATCTCCAACTGAAAGGCCTGCGGGCGCTGGTCACGGGAGGCACCAAAGGCATTGGCGCCGCTGTCGTTCAAGGTCTGCACGCTGCGGGCGTGCAGGTAATGACCACCGCACGCGCTGTGCCCGCGGAGCCGAACGCCGGCGTGTCGTATGTCGCGGCCGACCTCTCGACGGCCGAAGGTGTCGCCGAGGTGGCGCGGTCGGTGCGAGAGCGTTGGGGCGGCGTCGACATCCTGATCAATGTGCTCGGCGGCTCGAGCGCGCCGGGTGGTGGTTTTGCGGCTTTGGACGATGCGCAGTGGTTCGATGCGTTGAACCGGAACCTCATGCCGGCCGTGCGGCTCGACCGCGCCTTGCTGCCTGCCATGCTGGCGCAAGGCTCGGGTGTCATCGTCCACGTCAGCTCGATCCAGCGTCTGCTGCCGCTGCCGGAATCGACAACGGCCTATGCAGCGGCCAAGGCCGCCCTGTCCACCTACAGCAAGGCCTTGTCGAAGGAGGTGACACCGAAGGGCGTGCGCGTGCTGCGCGTCTCGCCCGGGTGGGTCGAGACCGAAGCCTCCGTTGCGCTGGCCGAGCGCCTGGCCACCCAGGCCGGAACGGACTACGAGGGCGGCAAGCAGATCATCATGCAATCGCTCGGCGGCATCCCGCTCGGGCGGCCGGCCAAGCCGCAGGAAGTCGCCGACCTGATCACCTTTCTGGTGTCACCGCGCGCGGGTTCGATATCGGGCTCGGAGCACTTGATCGACGGGGGGACGGTGCCGACGGTCTAG